In one Corallococcus silvisoli genomic region, the following are encoded:
- a CDS encoding serine/threonine-protein kinase → MTKRDTGRGSSGTGPSDSARSGAGTGRGTGRGSGSGPRRAEDVPPVPQVGRYLLLRRLGQGGMGVVYAAYDPDLDRKVALKLLHPNAQKDSEEARARLLREAQAMARVSHPNVIPVFDVGMWGDQVFVAMELVDGGTLGSWLKEAKPSWREVLERYLQAGRGLQAAHDAGLVHRDFKPANVLVSRAGRVYVTDFGLARQVGDGPEAAASPEEALLLESSDRRMLETTLTEAGLLVGTPNYMSPEQFRGTQLDARTDQFSFCAALYGALYGTRPFDPGSIKAYASASREPGVDAEGTQSLGGTQSLAPAPARAPIAPPPALIREPPREAKVPGWVRQAVLRGLSLDADARFASMQALLDALSQEQRHGRRRRWVGASGAMAATLAVASGVVWQQSHVCADAGSLMDAVWTPDAKARLASAFHATGRPYAEAMALRTAQVLEQYAGAWKHQRVQACEDARVSGVKPEEQLDRQVVCLERRRKDLRATVDLLAGADAAMVDKAVDMAHALPALHECEDVESLAEQQRRPSDPALRETIEGLEDQLSEVRAQVDAGRFPAALAAVKALEAPVEKTGYLPLKAEMRFHLGWLQEQTGQSPEAARLLSRAVFDAEAGRADRLKVAILNKLLFVEDGQKHFDPAANWGQLAEATLQRVGGEPVLEADVKVNQANLAISQGHVDEARARLEEARALYEKALPSPHPKRARALFLLGRLLLGNGDAKQALPLLEASLAQTEASVGSVHPDMARRHGLLSLALREAGAPDRALPHARAVADISQALHGGKSPQTAEALDEVGMCQLGMKRYDDALKTYEQALALKRELLPEGDEGLQPSYDGVGQALLGLGRARDSVEPLQLAVSFASAPADALAESGFALARALYQTGQSPQARGEATRARGRFSEAGMDERVGEVDTWLQSLPKEAPRPPARKPPRARRQ, encoded by the coding sequence ATGACGAAGAGAGACACCGGAAGGGGAAGCTCAGGCACGGGCCCGTCGGACTCGGCGCGTTCGGGGGCAGGCACGGGCCGTGGCACGGGGCGGGGAAGTGGCTCCGGGCCCCGTCGCGCCGAGGACGTCCCGCCCGTTCCGCAGGTGGGCCGCTACCTGCTGCTGCGGCGGCTGGGGCAGGGCGGCATGGGCGTGGTGTACGCCGCGTATGATCCGGATCTGGATCGCAAGGTCGCGCTCAAGCTGCTGCACCCGAACGCCCAGAAGGACAGCGAGGAGGCGCGGGCCCGGCTGTTGCGCGAGGCGCAGGCCATGGCGCGCGTCTCCCATCCCAACGTCATCCCCGTCTTCGACGTGGGCATGTGGGGCGACCAGGTCTTCGTCGCCATGGAGCTGGTGGACGGCGGCACGTTGGGCTCGTGGCTGAAGGAGGCGAAGCCCTCCTGGCGCGAGGTGTTGGAGCGCTACCTCCAGGCGGGGCGCGGGCTGCAGGCCGCGCACGACGCGGGGCTGGTGCACCGCGACTTCAAGCCCGCCAACGTGCTGGTGAGCCGCGCGGGGCGCGTCTACGTGACGGACTTCGGTCTGGCGCGGCAGGTGGGGGACGGGCCAGAGGCCGCGGCGTCGCCGGAGGAGGCCCTGCTGCTGGAGTCCTCGGACCGGCGGATGTTGGAGACCACGCTCACGGAGGCGGGCCTGCTGGTGGGCACGCCCAACTACATGTCCCCGGAGCAGTTCCGCGGCACGCAGCTGGACGCGCGCACGGACCAGTTCAGCTTCTGCGCGGCGCTGTACGGGGCGCTCTACGGCACGCGCCCCTTCGACCCGGGCAGCATCAAGGCGTACGCCTCCGCCAGCCGCGAACCGGGCGTGGACGCGGAGGGCACGCAGTCGCTGGGCGGCACGCAGTCCCTGGCCCCGGCCCCCGCCCGCGCGCCCATCGCGCCGCCCCCCGCGCTCATCCGCGAGCCGCCGCGCGAGGCGAAGGTGCCCGGCTGGGTGCGGCAGGCGGTGCTGCGCGGCCTGTCGTTGGACGCGGACGCGCGCTTCGCCTCCATGCAGGCCTTGCTGGACGCGCTCTCCCAGGAGCAGCGCCATGGACGTCGCCGCCGCTGGGTGGGCGCGTCCGGCGCGATGGCCGCCACGCTGGCGGTGGCCTCGGGCGTGGTCTGGCAGCAGTCCCATGTCTGCGCGGACGCGGGCTCGCTGATGGATGCCGTCTGGACGCCGGACGCGAAGGCGCGACTGGCGTCCGCGTTCCACGCCACCGGCAGGCCCTACGCCGAAGCCATGGCGCTGCGCACCGCGCAGGTGCTGGAGCAGTACGCGGGCGCGTGGAAGCACCAGCGTGTCCAGGCGTGCGAGGACGCGCGCGTGAGCGGCGTGAAGCCGGAGGAGCAGCTCGACCGGCAGGTGGTGTGCCTGGAGCGCCGCCGCAAGGACCTGCGGGCCACGGTGGACCTGCTCGCGGGCGCGGACGCCGCCATGGTGGACAAGGCCGTGGACATGGCGCACGCGCTGCCCGCGCTGCACGAGTGCGAGGACGTGGAGTCGCTGGCCGAACAGCAGCGCCGTCCCTCCGACCCCGCGCTCCGAGAGACGATTGAAGGGCTGGAGGACCAGCTGTCGGAGGTGCGCGCGCAGGTGGACGCGGGCCGCTTCCCGGCGGCGCTCGCGGCGGTGAAGGCCCTGGAGGCGCCCGTGGAGAAGACGGGCTACCTGCCGCTGAAGGCGGAGATGCGCTTCCACCTGGGCTGGCTCCAGGAGCAGACGGGGCAGTCCCCCGAAGCCGCCAGGCTCCTGTCGCGCGCGGTGTTCGACGCGGAGGCGGGCCGGGCGGACCGGCTGAAGGTCGCCATCCTCAACAAGCTGCTCTTCGTGGAGGACGGCCAGAAGCACTTCGACCCGGCGGCCAACTGGGGCCAGCTGGCGGAGGCCACCCTCCAGCGCGTGGGCGGCGAGCCCGTGCTCGAAGCCGACGTGAAGGTGAACCAGGCCAACCTCGCCATCTCCCAGGGCCACGTCGACGAGGCCCGGGCGCGGCTGGAGGAGGCGCGGGCCCTCTATGAGAAGGCGCTGCCGTCGCCGCACCCCAAGCGCGCGCGGGCGCTCTTCCTCCTGGGGCGGCTGCTGCTGGGCAACGGCGACGCGAAGCAGGCGCTGCCGCTGCTGGAGGCGTCGCTCGCGCAGACCGAGGCGTCGGTGGGCTCGGTGCACCCGGACATGGCGCGCCGCCACGGCCTCTTGTCCCTGGCCCTGCGCGAGGCCGGGGCGCCGGACCGCGCGCTGCCGCACGCACGGGCGGTGGCGGACATCTCCCAGGCGCTCCACGGCGGGAAGAGCCCGCAGACCGCGGAGGCGCTGGACGAGGTGGGCATGTGCCAGCTGGGGATGAAGCGCTACGACGACGCGCTGAAGACCTATGAGCAGGCGCTCGCGCTCAAGCGCGAGCTGCTCCCCGAAGGCGACGAGGGCCTGCAACCCTCCTATGACGGGGTGGGACAGGCCCTGCTGGGCCTGGGGCGGGCGCGCGACTCCGTGGAGCCCCTCCAACTGGCGGTGTCCTTCGCGTCCGCGCCTGCGGATGCGCTGGCGGAGTCGGGCTTCGCGCTGGCGCGCGCGCTGTACCAGACGGGGCAGTCCCCCCAGGCCCGCGGAGAGGCCACCCGGGCCCGGGGGCGCTTCAGCGAGGCGGGGATGGATGAGCGCGTGGGCGAGGTGGACACGTGGCTCCAGTCCCTTCCGAAGGAGGCTCCGCGCCCGCCTGCTCGCAAGCCTCCGCGTGCCCGGCGTCAGTAG
- a CDS encoding sigma 54-interacting transcriptional regulator, translating into MGPVRMLLRVLSGAEAGKAHALKQGTYVLGKAPTCDIVLTDKAVSRQHLRLEVHDEHVLATDLGSHNGSFVEGLRFSAMELRPGSVVTVGSTELKLVPEDTRERTLTLSSRDRFGALVGHSRKMREAFTLLERLAPGGADVLIHGETGTGKDLCAEAIHQQSPRAKGPFVIVDLAGVPSTLIESELFGHVKGSFTGAQADRAGAFERAQNGTVFLDEIGELPLELQPRLLRVLERRQVKRVGGNDYFTVNVRVVAASHVNLEQAVQQGKFRRDLFHRLAVLRVTLPSLRERPEDIPLLIDTMLKQMGRPPSALSDQTRALLMQYPWPGNVRELRNVVEQVVNLGEEALPDLEPPPDASGRRGPELDLPFKEAKEQLIEGFERDYLKNLIERCEGNISRASREADIDRVYLRKLLRKHGLDPSGDP; encoded by the coding sequence ATGGGTCCGGTGCGGATGCTGCTCCGGGTGCTCTCGGGCGCGGAGGCCGGCAAGGCCCACGCGCTCAAGCAGGGCACGTACGTGCTGGGCAAGGCCCCCACGTGCGACATCGTCCTCACCGACAAGGCCGTCTCGCGCCAGCACCTGCGGCTGGAGGTGCACGACGAGCACGTGCTCGCGACCGACCTGGGCTCCCACAACGGCTCCTTCGTGGAGGGCCTGCGCTTCAGCGCGATGGAGCTGCGCCCCGGCAGCGTCGTCACCGTGGGCTCCACCGAGCTGAAGCTGGTGCCGGAGGACACGCGCGAGCGCACCTTGACGCTCTCCTCGCGGGACCGCTTCGGCGCGCTGGTGGGCCACAGCCGCAAGATGCGCGAGGCCTTCACGCTCCTGGAGCGGCTGGCCCCCGGCGGCGCGGACGTGCTCATCCACGGCGAGACGGGCACCGGCAAGGACCTGTGCGCGGAGGCCATCCACCAGCAGAGCCCTCGCGCCAAGGGGCCCTTCGTCATCGTGGACCTGGCGGGCGTGCCCTCCACGCTCATCGAATCCGAGCTCTTCGGCCACGTGAAGGGCTCCTTCACCGGCGCCCAGGCGGACCGCGCCGGCGCCTTCGAGCGCGCCCAGAACGGCACCGTCTTCCTGGATGAGATTGGCGAGCTGCCCCTGGAGCTGCAGCCGCGCCTGCTGCGCGTGCTGGAGCGCCGGCAGGTGAAGCGCGTGGGCGGCAATGACTACTTCACGGTGAACGTGCGCGTGGTGGCCGCCTCGCACGTGAACCTGGAGCAGGCCGTCCAGCAGGGGAAGTTCCGCCGGGACCTCTTCCACCGGCTCGCCGTGCTGCGCGTCACGCTGCCGTCGCTGCGCGAGCGCCCGGAGGACATCCCGCTGCTCATCGACACCATGCTCAAGCAGATGGGCCGGCCGCCCAGCGCCCTGTCGGACCAGACGCGCGCCCTGCTCATGCAGTACCCCTGGCCGGGCAACGTGCGCGAACTGCGCAACGTGGTGGAGCAGGTGGTGAACCTGGGCGAGGAGGCGCTGCCGGACCTGGAGCCGCCCCCGGACGCGTCCGGCCGCCGGGGCCCGGAGCTGGACCTGCCCTTCAAGGAGGCCAAGGAACAGCTCATCGAGGGCTTCGAGCGCGACTACCTGAAGAACCTCATCGAGCGTTGCGAAGGCAACATCTCCCGGGCGTCCCGCGAGGCGGACATCGACCGTGTCTACCTTCGGAAACTCCTGCGCAAGCACGGGCTGGATCCGTCCGGGGACCCTTAA
- a CDS encoding cysteine peptidase family C39 domain-containing protein yields the protein MSVSLPSNLLRSILSRVDVTPPGQPSPEAAAQQVGLSQDQVVAGVESTATPVQAEQATDAFAAEALTQTWANRFQPAAGAPLDDSSFRVGLAGAPQAPEIGGWDDVGKDPDVIQQTKENNCGSAVAVMLGNELGTSKTQPESNTQKMDALESRFTDGKGTTPHELSNMLANQGAKVTQTSSTLDKGVLDQALSGGGKAAVMVDSSVVDPTAKGGETGRAHWVTVEGKDDQGRYLVKDPSTGKNVAVDADKLANAVDKSWEQHQGGGMMIVESAQGASEAQAAQEGGEKAVALGNTDGGGSRAMGNFGRESS from the coding sequence GTGAGCGTGAGCCTTCCCTCCAACCTCCTCCGTTCCATCCTGTCCCGCGTGGACGTGACACCTCCCGGTCAGCCGTCACCGGAGGCCGCCGCGCAGCAGGTGGGGTTGTCCCAGGATCAGGTCGTCGCTGGAGTGGAGTCCACGGCCACGCCCGTGCAGGCGGAGCAGGCCACGGACGCGTTCGCGGCGGAGGCGCTCACGCAGACGTGGGCGAACCGCTTCCAGCCGGCCGCGGGTGCGCCGCTGGATGACTCCAGCTTCCGCGTGGGCCTGGCGGGTGCGCCCCAGGCACCGGAGATTGGCGGCTGGGACGACGTGGGCAAGGACCCGGACGTCATCCAGCAGACCAAGGAGAACAACTGTGGCTCCGCGGTGGCGGTGATGCTGGGCAACGAGCTGGGCACCAGCAAGACGCAGCCCGAGTCGAACACGCAGAAGATGGACGCGTTGGAGTCTCGCTTCACCGACGGCAAGGGCACGACGCCGCATGAGCTGTCCAACATGCTGGCCAACCAGGGCGCGAAGGTGACGCAGACGTCGTCCACGCTCGACAAGGGCGTGCTGGACCAGGCCCTGAGCGGCGGCGGCAAGGCCGCGGTGATGGTGGACTCGTCCGTGGTGGACCCCACGGCGAAGGGCGGGGAAACGGGCCGTGCGCACTGGGTCACGGTGGAGGGCAAGGACGACCAGGGCCGCTACCTGGTGAAGGACCCCAGCACGGGCAAGAACGTCGCGGTGGACGCCGACAAGCTGGCGAACGCGGTCGACAAGAGCTGGGAGCAGCACCAGGGCGGCGGGATGATGATCGTCGAGAGCGCCCAGGGCGCCTCCGAGGCCCAGGCCGCGCAGGAGGGCGGGGAGAAGGCGGTCGCGCTCGGCAACACCGACGGCGGTGGCTCCCGCGCGATGGGCAACTTCGGCCGCGAATCCTCCTAA
- a CDS encoding DcrB-related protein, with translation MSAPRTIRHGPLRVSLPDGWFDASQVVAVGPEEDGFRANLVVSLEPAVPGETLERFAARMLEGVRGAQDFLQLSERHATFGANSGVVREYTFQMHSLELAQLQFYVLRDDVAFTFTYTQRAHRLAATRSVAESLLASVTLDPTVALALRPTVFRA, from the coding sequence ATGTCCGCCCCCAGGACCATCCGCCACGGGCCCTTGCGCGTCTCATTGCCTGATGGCTGGTTCGACGCCAGCCAGGTCGTGGCGGTGGGGCCGGAGGAGGACGGCTTCCGCGCGAACCTCGTCGTGTCGCTGGAGCCCGCGGTCCCGGGTGAGACGTTGGAGCGGTTCGCCGCGCGCATGCTGGAAGGCGTGCGCGGGGCGCAGGACTTCCTCCAGCTGTCGGAGCGTCACGCCACCTTCGGCGCCAACTCCGGCGTGGTGCGCGAGTACACCTTCCAGATGCACTCGCTCGAGCTCGCGCAGCTCCAGTTCTACGTGCTGCGCGACGACGTGGCCTTCACCTTCACGTACACCCAGCGCGCGCACCGGCTGGCCGCGACGCGGTCCGTGGCGGAGTCGCTGCTCGCGTCCGTGACGTTGGATCCGACGGTGGCGCTGGCGCTGCGGCCCACCGTCTTCCGCGCCTGA
- a CDS encoding glycoside hydrolase 64/thaumatin family protein yields MALSPLSKSSVASSSFSPRTSAAQLSSPVARTPAVTADAVKGKGGPGSLQGLFQADGFDGAAGAGKKGALQGSPLEQLSEVVQALTQLVQMLGSLQGLGGAQQGGVPGTEGAAGVGQGGGEGADFGGAPDLGGEGADFGGVPDLGGEGADFGGAPDLGGEGADFGGAQQAAAAEAAPAPAQSAPPAAQKQPAASGAQGAAPAAGASNGKNTLTLNNDGDKPMTVNFTPNAGEKAVDSVTLKPGESKTVQFPEGWSGNFRSDSGDGKNATLGEVKFGGGFGQTYYDVSYIEGHNAAMTMQPEAGGRKSGTMEDLLASAPDSVKAKGANGEAYGIKKSTTSNVQDPEVVDFFRKHVGADQGYVIPTDDASTLGSSDSNLVVHMKNLA; encoded by the coding sequence ATGGCGCTCTCCCCTCTGTCCAAGTCCTCCGTTGCCAGCTCCTCCTTCTCCCCCCGCACCTCCGCCGCCCAGCTGTCGAGCCCGGTGGCGCGCACCCCGGCGGTGACGGCGGACGCGGTGAAGGGCAAGGGCGGCCCGGGTTCACTCCAGGGCCTGTTCCAGGCGGACGGCTTCGACGGCGCGGCGGGCGCGGGCAAGAAGGGCGCCCTTCAGGGCAGCCCCCTGGAGCAGCTGAGCGAGGTGGTCCAGGCGCTGACCCAGTTGGTGCAGATGCTCGGCAGCCTGCAGGGGCTCGGCGGCGCGCAGCAGGGTGGCGTCCCGGGCACGGAGGGAGCGGCGGGCGTCGGTCAAGGTGGCGGCGAGGGCGCGGACTTCGGCGGCGCGCCGGACCTGGGCGGCGAGGGCGCGGACTTCGGCGGCGTGCCGGACCTGGGCGGCGAGGGCGCGGACTTCGGTGGCGCGCCGGACCTGGGCGGCGAGGGCGCGGACTTCGGTGGCGCGCAGCAGGCCGCCGCGGCGGAGGCGGCCCCGGCCCCCGCGCAGTCGGCTCCGCCGGCCGCCCAGAAGCAGCCTGCCGCTTCCGGTGCCCAGGGCGCGGCTCCGGCCGCGGGCGCCTCCAACGGCAAGAACACCCTCACCCTCAACAACGACGGCGATAAGCCGATGACGGTGAACTTCACCCCCAACGCGGGCGAGAAGGCCGTCGACTCCGTCACGCTGAAGCCCGGTGAGAGCAAGACGGTGCAGTTCCCGGAGGGCTGGTCCGGCAACTTCCGCAGCGACTCCGGTGACGGCAAGAACGCGACGCTCGGTGAAGTGAAGTTCGGCGGCGGGTTCGGGCAGACGTACTACGACGTCAGCTACATTGAGGGCCACAACGCCGCGATGACCATGCAGCCGGAGGCCGGTGGCCGGAAGTCGGGAACGATGGAGGACCTGCTCGCCTCCGCGCCTGACTCCGTGAAGGCCAAGGGAGCGAACGGCGAGGCGTACGGCATCAAGAAGAGCACCACCTCCAACGTGCAGGATCCGGAGGTGGTAGACTTCTTCCGCAAGCACGTCGGCGCGGATCAGGGCTACGTCATCCCCACCGACGACGCGAGCACGCTGGGCAGCAGCGACAGCAACCTCGTCGTCCACATGAAGAACCTGGCCTGA
- a CDS encoding transglutaminase-like domain-containing protein encodes MALAPLSRSSVASPCAQRSPEAAQAGQRVVVKVVNADGSPLKTLDAQKQPRELAALLKQLGLSPQSLQKTAQGTGGACQKQAAHQQFQQAYQRDSFEPAKSQKPSPTPPPAQAQNTPAPAQPQNAAAPAQGAKGPSSGKSADQVAQDIAKEATTWKYDYTGGKTWDAAMNNAQNFDTSKAGVCVDMAIEAEQRFEAQGVDAHVVFGKTAEGDHAWVEFKDDQGGWQAFDPTAAACTKKADDAITPYDGGPYHYQGVTETHEAVA; translated from the coding sequence ATGGCGCTCGCTCCCCTCTCCCGTTCGTCCGTCGCCAGCCCGTGCGCGCAGCGCTCGCCCGAAGCCGCGCAGGCCGGCCAGCGCGTCGTGGTGAAGGTCGTCAACGCGGACGGCTCGCCCCTGAAGACGCTGGATGCGCAGAAGCAGCCCCGGGAGCTGGCGGCCCTGCTGAAGCAGTTGGGCCTGTCGCCCCAGTCCCTCCAGAAGACCGCGCAGGGCACTGGCGGCGCGTGTCAGAAGCAGGCCGCGCACCAGCAGTTCCAGCAGGCCTACCAGCGCGACAGCTTCGAGCCGGCCAAGAGCCAGAAGCCGTCGCCCACGCCTCCGCCCGCCCAGGCCCAGAACACCCCCGCGCCCGCGCAGCCCCAGAACGCCGCCGCGCCCGCCCAGGGAGCCAAGGGCCCCTCCTCCGGCAAGAGCGCGGATCAGGTGGCGCAGGACATCGCGAAGGAAGCCACGACGTGGAAGTACGACTACACGGGCGGCAAGACGTGGGACGCCGCGATGAACAACGCCCAGAACTTCGACACGTCGAAGGCAGGCGTCTGCGTGGACATGGCCATCGAGGCCGAGCAGCGGTTCGAAGCGCAGGGCGTGGACGCGCACGTCGTCTTCGGCAAGACGGCCGAGGGCGACCACGCCTGGGTCGAGTTCAAGGACGACCAGGGCGGCTGGCAGGCCTTCGACCCCACCGCCGCGGCCTGCACCAAGAAGGCCGACGACGCCATCACCCCGTACGACGGCGGCCCCTACCACTACCAGGGCGTCACGGAGACCCACGAAGCCGTGGCCTGA
- a CDS encoding GlsB/YeaQ/YmgE family stress response membrane protein, producing MALEAILLWAVIGLIAGWLASAVVGGGYGVVGDIVVGVVGAFLGGFIFRALGTGAPFGGLAGTIFVAFIGAVALLLILRVIRSATVRRV from the coding sequence ATGGCGTTGGAAGCAATCCTGTTGTGGGCGGTCATCGGCCTCATCGCGGGGTGGCTCGCCTCCGCGGTGGTGGGCGGCGGTTACGGCGTCGTCGGCGACATCGTGGTGGGCGTGGTGGGCGCGTTCCTGGGCGGCTTCATCTTCCGCGCGCTCGGCACCGGGGCCCCGTTTGGCGGTCTGGCCGGAACCATCTTCGTGGCGTTCATTGGAGCGGTGGCGCTGCTGTTGATACTCCGGGTCATCCGGTCCGCCACGGTCCGAAGGGTCTGA